Genomic segment of Drosophila simulans strain w501 chromosome 2R, Prin_Dsim_3.1, whole genome shotgun sequence:
CTTCTAGTTTATTAGCACAGCGGAATTTGCCCTTCGCCATCGTCCTTTCTCTCCCCGTTCTCCCTTTTGAGGCAAACTCCTCTGGCAGGgggccaaaaacgaaaaattgcAGGAACTCGCTCAGCTCGATTCAAAATCGATTGAGTGGCTCAGGGGGCGGCTATTTGGCCAGGGGGAACGACCAGGAGGCGGCCCCCTTTTGAAGTTAATTGTTTGAAAGCTGCAACCGAAGTTTAAGAACTGTCGATGATGTGCCAAAGCAAAAGTTTGTCCGTCATTGAAGCTCGCAACACATGATAGCCAGGTCATAAAACTCATTTCCTTCGAAGTCGAGAGACATGAGTTGGGCGTAAAGTATTTCAAACGGAATCTATCAATAAGGAAGTCACACAAATGGGCAATGGCTTAAAAGTTGATCATTAACACGTTCCTTCAGAAACAGATACCTTTTTATTTCAGTTATGGTTAACTAAATTTGAGGTAATGAGTGATTTATtgtaacaatttaaattggtttgACCATTGAACTCCTATTAATCTCTCTTGTTCGTGTCTCCACTTTTAATTGCAGCAAAAGCCGCAACAAAAATCCAAGCCGTCTTTCGAGGCCACAAAGTGAGAGAAACcatgaaaaaatcggaaaccAAAACTGCGACCAACAACGGCAGTGCCGCCGGAGCAGCTCCATCGGCAGCAGCCGCCGAGGCAGCCGCATCCGCAGAGCCAACCAAAGCCGAGCTAGAGGCTGAATTCGATCCCAACGACAAGGGTAAGTGGGTGTTCCACGTTCCAGGTTACAGGACAAAAATCCGCTCAAAGGGAGCTCAAGGGCGGCAGCTTGGGCCGCAGATTTAATCAAAGGTCTGAAACTGTAACCGAAGTACGCGCACTGGCATAAAAAAGTTGTACCTAGCAGGAAAACCCATTAAAGAcagttatttatatattattcatatatattaatacttaaataatttttgagaAGATTAGAAGATgcatatgaaaaataatataattccATAATCTTAGAGTGCAATATTCCTCTGAGTGTCGCAAAGGTGTTGCAACTTGCAAGATGAGAAGGAGAAACTTTCTTGAGAATCGCTTTTGGAGCTACCGAGCCGCTCCAGCAGCTGATCCCTTCGAGCATTGTGGAGTCCCTTGCACACATTGTCGTCGAATCAGCGGGCTTACACAACTTCGACTTTAAGTTGGGTATACAAGCTAAAATTACAGTTGGTCCCCCGCCTGCCAACCGGAATACCAACAAACTTTCCGTGTTACGCAATATACGAGTATTTtcggcaaaaatatttgtcacTTGGTAGCGCGACAAAAGGGAAAGTTTGCACCTCCCCTGCCAGTGAATGTTTTCCGAAAGTTTACGCATGGGATTGGATCTGGCGAAGTCAGCCATTGGTTATTTAATCGCTGCACACCCGCTGATCCGCCAGCcacataaataatgaaaatctTGAAGACGGCTTAACCCTATTAGGTCGTTCCAGGCGTTGACAGTTTTCAGCTATAATTTGCCCAGGGCACAATGAGTCGAGGGCACACAGCTAGTGGAGAAGGAAGCCGGCCCGGCTCATTAAAAAGTCAGAGGCTGTCAtcggggcgtatacgcaaccGCATTAGGAACTCTCGGCTCCTCAGCCAGACAACAATTCAGTTTCCATTGCAAGAGCTCACGTGTGGGCTTAATTATAGTGCCTGGTGGGTCTCGAAAGGCGTATCCTTCTTATGCGACATACATACCATTCATACGTACATTTGTGCGACGGCTAATTAGACTCGCCTGAGAACTCAAAGGACGTGGAGAGCCTGCTCCTTTGTGACCAAGCACATACTCAATTAGAGGCGCTGAATGGAACGGGCATGTATGGCTGGCGGGTGCatagttaatttaaaaactttgacCGAATAAGTCATAATCAGCACTGTCTCATAAATCTCAAATGATTCCATTAGTCATAGTTGTAGTCCAAAGATGCACAAAGATGTCTAGACTTTCAGAATTACTTGACTCCATTAACTgtgtctataaataaatactagcGATACTACTAGCGATTTACTAGCGAAAGTCgtattattagttttaataagTTCCATATGATTCAAGCCAAAGGTTATAAGCAAATAtgcattaaatttacaaaaggGCCAATAGGTTTTCTGATCGCCTTTGTTCTGCTTTACTAGATCCACTTCATGGCCTTATCCCATATTTAGCCAGCCTAGCAGACACGCCTCGCTTATCCGAAGTGAGCCAGTTAGAAGTTCCAGTTAATCATTATTCACAGTTATCGCTAGCAGGCGGCCAACAACGACAAGCTAATGGTGTTGGCCTAGTTGTAAACTCGCCGTTGGCATACTGCGAAAttgttaaacaataaaaacaacgaCCACAAAGAACTTTTGTTCAGTGAGGGTCTGAAAAAAAATTGCGGCAAACACATATGCATGACCAGGCGAATGCAATTTCTGAGCCCAAAACTGCGATTTAGTCCATTTGGTATGCAAATGCGatggctaacacacacatgcacacacgcacacaaaaggACACTCGGCATGTGCACGAAAATCGAAAGCCATTTAAGGATATTTTCTTGTACGTGtgtgcatttcgcatttgcgGCTTCGCCTCGGTTTTTGACTTACAACCCATGCCTTTGTGCAGAAAGTGCATAGACAACCAGGAGCCATTTGTGGATATAGCTAGCTACATACAACTCACCTACCTATTTGGCCCAAAGCCTGGCTGACCAATTTGTTTGTGTCTGCGTCCTGGTTTGGCCCCAATTCTGTGTTTGCATAAACGCGCTCCCCTAATTACTGCTCATGGCCACACGCCCACAGCATTCTGGCCCCCAAAAACACTGGGCTAAAATGCGAGCGAAAAGGCTATGGTAATTGAACTGCATCCGGATGCTTGTCTGCGTTAATTGCTGGCGGATTCCATTCGATTATGATGAATTGTGGACGAACATTAGGCTCGGTTTGCCCAATTTGTGGGATATTCGATACATGTATCCTGTTGTTTGACGAAACTTAATTGGAAGGGAAAAGGCCAATTGCGGTTtacagaaaaccaaacacATTATGGTGTGCTTTACtgactttttaattgaatgccTTACATATTTATCCTTGCGGAGTGTAACTCCGTCAAAATCTTGTGAGGAATATCGCGTAATGTGTCATCTTTAAGGACCTGTTCGTGATGTTGCTGCTAGTTGTCCctcccagcagcaacatcaactaCATCAGCAACTGCGATAAAACAGCGGCGCAGCGCGTTCTCCTAATTGGATTTTCGGTTTTAAGCAAGCTTGTAATTCCATTTACACCGCCGGGAGACccacaaaaaaccaacaatgTCAGGCCAAGCCATTTAAGTATAATGTTAAGTGCTCCGCCTGTTGTCGGGCTAACAAAAAGGCGGATCCGAAAAAACATgcaacaaattacaaaaaaaagaaacagaaggAAAAAAAACGAGAGTAGAACGACAACATTGACATGAAACACGCAATAAGCAGCAGGCCAGCTGAAAACAATGTTTCAGCCGCTGAATTTGCGTTTTTTTGCTTGCCCCAAAGAAAGCCCCAAACACataatatatatctaaatatatgtgtatacaGATAGATATACATTCAGGTGGCCCGCAAAACAGGCTAAAATAGACAAGAAAATGTAGGAAGTCGCTTGGTGGCCGCCTGCATGTATGGAATTTACTGGGTGACAGGTGGAGGTCAGGTATTTATTTAGCCACTGCTAAACGCTTAGCTTGTAGCTACGTCGGTTGGGcctcttaaatatttcaacaattCTAGCACCTATTTGGGCAACCTTCTTTTTGGACACGACCTTTATCCAACATGTTTATAGAGTCTCCCGTAAAATTCACttgcttaatatttaattgcttgCTCAAATGCGATTTGCTTTGCTGGTTTCGCACTGGTCTTTATGTTGAACAATTAATGGGGCAGGAATTTAAGTGtagacaaattaataaatgaatatttcacGAGCTCAAACTTGTGCCACGCAAATTTCAATCCCTTAAATAGATCCTTAATCCAGTTAATTATGGGCAGGATTGACTTAAATTCTGGCAAAGTTTTAATGAGTTTAACAGCAAGGTATCTCCATACTGTTTAATAATCCGTAATCGGCTTATGTGCGCAggattaatattaattaaagttttgtttgaatttcctGGCAGGAACCCCATCTGCGAATATCGCTCTAGATGTTTTGCACAATTTGCAGAAAACGTGGTAATGTAAGCAGATGGGGCGAAACCAATAAGTATTCCTCAACGGTTGACTGTTTGTCCTTCCACAAGATTTATTTGCTCCAATAACAGCCCCATGGAAATGAGCAAGGACCCAAAAGAGAGATGTCGAGCAGTGCGGTGGACAAGCCACAAGACTTTGTTTTGtcggaaattgaaaaatgggCTTAGTCCTTAAGGCTGTGTGCTGGGTGGCCAGCAAGAAGCAAAAGTAGATGGCCCAAAAATGGAATGACAAATCTTGGCAACCGCAAAAGCCCCACACTCCACTCTTGCGTACGAAAAACGTTTGGcttaaaaattccatttagcGGCTTATTATCATGCTTCATTTCTCACAATTTGTCCTTATTTGAAAGTGCCCACAAAAGTTGGGAACGTCCTGGAATCTACGGGCCAGGTGAACTGTGCGTTTGGCATGTGAGACATGTCGGCCGGCCATTTTGCAtgatttaaatcaaaatggaCTCGCAGACAGATGTTGCATAACGATGTCCTGTAGCGCAGTGCAGGCCGTCTGGGTTgggtaattaaaatgtatatttatgacAGCGACTTAACGTCGTAATTATGATTGCCTTCCGACAATGACAAACGCAGCCATCAGCACACTTTCTGCTAGAGAGTTTTCTGAGACTTCATTTATGTTGAATgttctttcatttttcttaCTTCCTGCTAGGAACTAGTAAAATTAAATCTTGTGTGCATCGAAATATATGAGACTTTAGATGTCAAACACTACAAATCTCCTTAATTCATAATAGAGATGAAACACACATAACTCGATCCCTAGTACTCACTGAGGTATCGCTCATTTCAGCAATTCAACTCAATAAAATTTCGTAGTATTCAGTGTCTGTGCCCTTGGCTTTTGATTTTTATCCTGCAAGTTATATCTATAGAAAAAGGAGAGTGTGCAAACTAACGATGCCTGGACAATACAGCAAATACAAGTGCACTCGATTGATAATGACGGCGCTCCGGTCGTATCTGAGCATACTGTACCTATGGGGCATTTTGCAATTGGCTGCCATCACTCCGATTCCCTGTGAGATCTGGGACACATCATTCTGGTTCGCAAAAAGGTCCTATAAAGTTGCCTACAAGTCGTTTTTTACTAATGATCTGACGATGTCGTTGTGTGTTTGCATTATGATCCTCGGTGTGCTGATCAATCTGTACCAATGCTGTCGCTGCAGACTACTTGGAGCCCGAATTTGGAAAGCAGGAGTGGCTCCACTGCCCATGTATAAACCCATTTTGATCTTGACGATACCCTATATCTCAGTCTTCGTCCTTACCTGGCTAATCACCACCAATGCCACGTATCGGGGCATCATCTTTGTGGCTAAGAGTGAAGTGGCTGACAAAAGCGGCAGGGCGATCTGTCTATTGGTCATCGGTCTGCTAATGAAGCTccttgttttggccaatttctaCTCGGTTTGCATACGCATCTGGGCGTACTTGAATATCTTGAATATTGGCTCAAATGAGTATCTTGAAAACAACTACAATTTTGGCGATCACCTCAATTTGTTCTTTTGCGTTTGATAAGTTGTGTATATTTTTAGCGAACAATAAAAATCCCATTTCTCATGCTTAACTGAAGCGATATtcttacaaatatatttgattggTTTGCAGAGTGTTTTCGATTCGGTGTTTTCCCAAACGAGAACACCTTGTTGGTCTACCTCTTGCTCATTATGTGCGTGTCTGggtctgtttttgtttattatttctgACACAATTACTAAGCACACGTCACGGATTTGCACTTTCGCTAATGGAACTcacacacaccgacacacTGTCATCTACCGAAGACCCgctttgttattattttcccTCTActgttttaatataaatttgcattgttgCGAGAATGTGGGTCAAGAGCATGCCACGCAAAtaaaagtggggaaaatggaTACACGTGTGGAGCAGGTTTTCCACGCTGTCCCCACTCAATATTCGCAATAAAAGGAAACCGAAAGACAGGTGAAAAGTGCAGTTGGTGTGGCTTATGATTGATTTCATATCCTTTGGGTATTAACACTCGATTGATGCTGGAAATGgggttaaaaaaataaaagttaaaatacCTGGAACTGAAGGAAATGTTAAAGAGACCAGAAACGGCATGCAAATAAAGCAAGCTCCAGggaatgcaaaaaatattaaaaaaaaactcaagcAGCGTGCTAGTCAGTCAATCAGGACGACGTGACCGATTGCCCCGAAGCTCCGCACATGCAAATCCGAATCCCTTGGCTAACATCAGGCAAGGTGTGcggccccgcccactttccatAGCCCAACGCCCCCAGGAATTACTACCAAGGCCCACACAGAAGCAGTGACATTTTGCCAGAAAGAAAAGCAAACTCAATTTGTATGCCTCGACGGCAGGCAGGACATCGGAACATCAGGACATCAAGCAGATAGCAGATAGCAGGACCAAGGCAAAAGCGAACCGAACCAGTGAAAGGCACAAAAAGCAACATGCATGCGACCTGCTGACAACTTTTCAGACACTGTAGCTTAGATTTTGGACTTATGCGGTCCTGTGACAGGACACGCAGTGTACGTGATCGGCTTTTAACATGTGTTGCATGGCCGGCGACATGTGCAAATCTCTCACAAAAAAGTTTCCACTAAGAGAAACAACTATAGAGTTTGTTATAGTAATTGACAGTGCAAGCGTAACAgctttatatttctttttttttttgaccaaAGAGCTGTGGTATTTTGTATACTCAGCTAATGAAGTTACGCATAACAAAGTGGGAAATCAGCAGTACATCTATATTACACaacgaaactgaaaatacactagcagatacccattactcagctAGAGTGAGCATGTCAGTCTTTTGAAACAAACTAGCGATGCGTAAACTTCTCTGGTATATACATAGCCTTAGTTCCCGCGATCACAGTGTTCATAAGAACgacatatatttttctttgtgtaTGTTAAGGCagagaaaaaataagaagaacATTGTCTCACAGGTGGAAAAAAACGAGTTACAGGTAAACTCTAGCTTCGGTACGGCAGAACAGGTTGATGTTGATTACTGACCAAGCAGTGGTAGCAGCTCAGATCGGCTTAGCCAGGATAACTAGTTTGCACTCACAGGACCTGCATGTCCTGCGCCTCTGAAAATGTCACAGCGCGCCTGGTGGCGCTATACAGCTATTTGCACGTCTTgcagatatttttaaatattttataaataaacataaacgcagcagcggcaaatgGCACGTGCCTTTCGGCCGGGTCACGTTGTGTAGCCGCCGTGTGTGCGTAATTTGATAAAATTTCACATGCCATAAGTCCTCGACCAGAACTTCTCCGGTCCCAGTCCGTGGACCCCAGCCAAATGCTTATCTTGGCCTAACTCCAATTACGCTTAGCGAATTAACGCAAGACCACTTCCTCGCCTTTTTACcctctaaaaatatttgcatggcCAACTGGGCTAACTTGGCCCGCAGGGAAACGCCAGATTTTGTTGCGGAAATTGGCCAAGTTAAATGTATGCACTCTTGTAGCGGCAAAATCTTAACAGAAATggcgaatttttaaatgagaATTTTCTcggaatttgcataaatgcacAAGAGCAATGGGAAAAGATGACAAAAAGTGGTAAAACGACAGATGCAATGATGTAATCTTGCGACTGACAACGTAGAAGAAGCGCGTTCTTGCAAAACTCGCTGAAAGCTATGCATAATTTAATGGTTTTTCCTGTGGTTCCAAGTACACGTATTTCCTGAACATTTTTACACAATTACTGGCTAATTAGAATGAGCTTTTCTGGCGGAAAACGGAGCAAAAGTTGCACGTAGCTAGAGACACGCGTGGCTTAACCACAACCACATGCATCCTGGGCAGATGCGAGCTTAATTTTGTGGTCAGTCCATCCACTCGTCCATCTCTTCAGCTGCTGGAGTGGATTATATATGCAGAAAATATGCGTCCCTCTGCGCccaacattgcgtatacgtaatgagATTAGCCCGGGAAACGTGGTCGAAGTACGGGAGTACTAAACACTGTGAAGAGCGCTGGGGGAATAATTCGCTTCGTGATTTCGATTAGTTCCCTTTTTTACAAGCAATCTGGGATCCATGGAAAAATTATGGCCAGTGCTGGGCTATAAAATACGAAGCGGTGGTCAGATAGGGAATTAAATAGTGATGTAGGAAACtataacaataaattatagtaaaaacaatacaaaCTCAGTTAAAGCCAGTCAGCATAAGGACCGGAGCTAATTGAAAAAAGTTCACAACAAATTCAGGCGAATGTTTGAGTATCATCTAAAGTTTCAATTGCCCAAGAAACACCAGACaagtttttaaactattttatatatatatatatatatattgtttcgGGGAGTTGGCCAAGTGGGCACTTAAGCAGAACTAGAACACTAATTTACACAAACTACCCGTTTTCGTGTTCCTTCTCCACAGATCTGTGCCATGCTGCATTGAAGATTCAGTCCACTTTCCGTGGTCATTTGGCACGCAAGCTGGTGAACAAGGATGCGCCCGAGGACGAGGACATCCAGGAGATAACCAAGAAGGTGGCCGAGGAGTTGGACATAGATTTAACCGATCCCGAGCTTAACAAGGCTGCTACCAAAATTCAGGCCTCGTTCCGGGGCCACAAGACCCGCAAGGATGCCAATCCCGAGTAAGGAGCTCACCAGTTGAATTTTCATTGCCCTCGGTGGGCTAGTCACAGATGATGAAGCTAACTTAATGCTTACGCaagtgaataaaattattggtAAATTGTAAATGTGTAAAAGGCCAATCGAGATGAGGGCACACAATTGTAAACTTTTTAGTGAATATGTTTTAGCCGGCATGGCGAACCCAAATGATTctcataattattaaataaattaagtcgAGGGCAAAGTTACATTTAGTTTGCAAAGCTTTAATAAATGAATAGTAAAATCACATTTTGCGAATGATGATGATTCGGAGTTACGCGACATTTACAGATACATTTTTGCGGCTTTTCTTGTTCTATTACTAACCTTTAGAGTCGTAAATTGGTAAATTGGTAttagttaatatttaattaaattacatttcgTTTTTGGACTTTGCTATTAAACCCAAGACCGTAactaaaccaaaaataaagtgAACTAACGTTAAATTGTCAAAGAAAAACCTAAtgttacaaaataataaataaaaggcaCGATGTTCCATAAACTTTATTGTAGGGAAATGAgaaaccaaacaaaagacaaatgcAAGGAAACTGCTGAACAAATTTTTGGGaaatcatttccattttgtctggccaatgccaaaagtaaaaaattaattgtacCTACAAGCGTATGAATATGAATTAGAAACCAAAGAAACTCAATGTTGTTTCAAATTAAGGCAAATTAGGGGTATCCAAGCAACATGATGCAGCTTCGAGTCGTCAACTCAACAATTTTTCGGCCCTCGGGCTCTATATTAACTGAAAAGTCAATGAACATGAAGATAACTAATCTGGTGGcacaattttcgtttttctacCAAGTGTATTACAATATTTGTCTACTTAACAATTGATCCTCGAGTGGGAAACtgaaatacacacatatatatatacctatacaGATGCAAAGACAGGTATTAGACCGAGttgaattggaaaatattttttttcggccaCAGCTGAGAAAATTGTTACCATGTGGCAACGGAAGCcaataatgaaatatttaaaattcaaatcaattaactacaaaaaattaataacaagcTAATGaacataattgaaattatattagAGATCAAagtcaaattcaaataaattgcataaaattattacatttaaaaagcAAATGGGTAAAACCAATTCTATGTGgataaatgaaaagaaaaaaccagaaTATGAAAGCAAACCATATACAAGCCGAACAAACAAAGAATGTCCCaactaaattttaattgagtaataaaaataaatacaataaagaTGCAACactcttgtttttattgctcCTTCAAGATGCGaaatttttattggattttgtttctttctgTACAAATGCTATTGGTAAGTTGCTAAGATCTGGAAAACAAATAGGATTAGTTAGACTTTTAAGTTGCCTTGCCAGATTTTATAGCTGAATTAGTTTTATATAACTCTTGATTtaaatcataatttaatttaagctcATGCACTGAAAAGCAAACACTTGGTCTTTATGGCATCATCACATTATCACACTCATTTGCTGGCCAGTTTGGCATTAGTCCTTAGCCATTCTCAACCACTCACTGCACATGGCCAACGTTTAACGATTTTTCTTTGCCACCTCAAGAGCTGGAGAACTGCTCCCCTGAAAACAGAGGCTTCCTGCGGCGGTGCTGCTGCCACTGTAGCTGTCAGTCGTCAAGGAcatttgaacattttaaaGGACGGTGGTCCAAATATGCTTGAATGACTGTTGATTTTCCCAGACATTTCAGTGGCTTGCACATAAGCATTCGCTCAGAGTTCTTGTTCATTTTGCTGATGGGTGGTAGACCGCGCttttcagttggtttcagGTGCCGCCCACAAATTTTGAGGTTCTTGGGCCCACTGTGCCGGCGACTGACATGAACTTCAGTGACAGTTTTAGCACGAGAAATTTTCATGACAATGACGTTGATGTGGCTGACTCTGACAATACTTGACCTAGATGGGCCTGTGTAAATTTCTAGTGTAGGTAAGTCCCGGGCACTTGAGACGTCAGAGGACCAGTAAAGGGACTTTCCAGCGCATTATCCTTTGCGCCAGTGTTTACAGTTTGCAGGCGCACAGTCAAAGCGAACAACTATTTGAGTTTTCCCACCCCGAGGGAAATGTGAAACATGGCGAAGCGGAAAATTCGCAGAGAAATCGCCCCCAAAATCCGCCGAGAATGCATCATCAACATTTGGCGCAAGTGTAGGTGTGACTTTCAAATTGAACTTGCCACCAAAAGGACAGGGAGATAGCGCGAGAAATTTTCATTCCACTGCATGGTGTGCGTCAATTGGAAATTCCCAGTCCTCTGGTGCAACCACGTGGCTGGCCTAAAGTGCTTCGGAGCATTGAGTTAACTGCTGTTCCATTTtatcatttcctttttttttttgcggcgaTGCTTCACGGTTCGCAAATATTTTACCCGTTGAATTTATGCGTGCCGAGGAGAGAGAAGCCATGCGGCTAGATGGTGCAACATGGCGAATGCGCAATTTATGAGGCTTTCAAAACAAAGCGTTGTGCAAGTGAACACTGGAGCTGAAATGGAGCAATCGCTGGTGCATTGAGTGCCCTGAAAAGGAAACGAATGTCAATTTAGTAGTACTTTTCAACGCGCCTTTGACGAGCGCTAAATTTATAGCTGGAATCACTATATTTGCGTTGGCACAGAGCAAAAAGTGACAGaagttttaacattttcccatttgccCATAAAATGCAGCCACAATTCCTTTCAGTCGGTGGTGCCTGGGCACGTTTATCGCACATGTGCAGTGGCACACACATCAACTTTCCATTTCTAAAAACCTTTTTCCCACGCTGACAGTCGCCAGCAGGCAATGCCACTAAATCCGCGCCAAATAAGCAGCCGCATCCAATCGGCATCACCGGATGCCACCTCCTCCACCAACCCACATTccgcatctgtatctgctttAGCTGCTAAATCTCGCACCTTATGTGCTGATTTCAACGGCAAAGTGTTCCGTGGAGACGCCGAATCCTGGCCAACGGAGGGGGTTTCCAAAATTGGCAATGACTACGGTTGTTTCTGCGACTTCCGGTGCAATATCTGCAAATCGCAATTGTCTCTAACAGTtggttattatttaatatataagcTTATGGATTTAgctaacaaatttaaatataaatttattttaaattttcgatGAAAATCGAATGTTTTTATGCAAACTGAATTGTGGTTAACACGAAGTAgtgttttaaatgtataagTATGTCGCCAATCAGTGAAACGCAAATAAACGTAGTAATACAAAAAATCAATACCAGAAAAGTTTGCTGTGAGGCAACACAAAATCAGAAACAcggttttcttttcttcaggctttcaatttgttggccaaatgccaTAGTTTCCCGTTCCACAGTCCGTAAACAAGTTGTTTTCCATCGTTTTCCCCTTGACCAATGTGCTTAACTTTGATTGCTTTGGTTCATTATGGCAAACGCCTCACAAATGCGCCCTGAGCTGTTTATTCCTCTTGATTTTACCAATGTTGTCTCCATGAATCAAATACATGTGACTTTAACTTTAtagttttattatattaaggACATTTGCTGACTTCCTTTTGACCAATAAtcgattaatatttatatcatAAATCCGGTAAATGATGAAACTTATGCATCAGGAGGAGGgtcagtttgtttttcttttatgacaattttatatttatcgtCCATATCCACCTCTATTCCGTTTTTACCGCTCCCttgagttttgtttttattttttaactccTTTACACACAAATTTCTCAAAGAAATGAATCCTTTGGGGCACCTTAGGTTTTGAGTTGACATTTCAGGTTTTGCAGGAAAATATCCAGATATTACTTGCCGCAACTTGATACACGATTTCCTCTCTAGAACCCAGTACGTTCCGGCTAAAAAGATTTTGGTTACGTAGATTGCATTATATTCCattatagatacatatgtattacgTACGTCGGCAACTATCTGGAGGTTCTGTCGGTGGCTGTGGTTCACATTCTCTCTTTTTGGGATTAAAAACCGAACCATCCTTGCACGACCCCCCCGATGAACTCCAGGTGAGATGAAGGAAACCCAGGACTAGAATAAGAACTAAACACTTTCGAATCATTAGGAATTcggaatataaataaatatcttgcCTGAGATTATGGGGATACTTTAAGTGGAGAAATTAGGATTGGACATGGTAGTTTGACAAGCAGAGAAAGatacaatttgaaataaataaacaaatgtgaTAGCAACATTCCCATATTATAAAGAGGAGGTTTCTTTATAAGTAAAACCTCTGTTTATTCCATTATTCTTTACAGTAAGGTACCATATTTCCTTCCAAATCAGTcctgtcatttatttactaattGGGTCAACTTATATATCTGTGTTTAT
This window contains:
- the LOC27208685 gene encoding uncharacterized protein LOC27208685; this translates as MPGQYSKYKCTRLIMTALRSYLSILYLWGILQLAAITPIPCEIWDTSFWFAKRSYKVAYKSFFTNDLTMSLCVCIMILGVLINLYQCCRCRLLGARIWKAGVAPLPMYKPILILTIPYISVFVLTWLITTNATYRGIIFVAKSEVADKSGRAICLLVIGLLMKLLVLANFYSVCIRIWAYLNILNIGSNEYLENNYNFGDHLNLFFCV
- the LOC27208293 gene encoding uncharacterized protein LOC27208293 — encoded protein: MIRKCLVLILVLGFLHLTWSSSGGSCKDGSVFNPKKRECEPQPPTEPPDSCRPGTYWVLERKSCIKLRQVISGYFPAKPEMSTQNLRCPKGFISLRNLCVKELKNKNKTQGSGKNGIEVDMDDKYKIVIKEKQTDPPPDA
- the LOC6734584 gene encoding uncharacterized protein LOC6734584 isoform X1 — encoded protein: MGCNTSQELKTKDGAAMDAVSNGEPEPSAPPLEGESSKSSASNHTNHAKSSSIISNGEAKAANGGGAVGGGSGKSEATNGIDRPCDKAAITEFNDDEDEAKAATKIQAVFRGHKVRETMKKSETKTATNNGSAAGAAPSAAAAEAAASAEPTKAELEAEFDPNDKDLCHAALKIQSTFRGHLARKLVNKDAPEDEDIQEITKKVAEELDIDLTDPELNKAATKIQASFRGHKTRKDANPE